The following is a genomic window from Miscanthus floridulus cultivar M001 chromosome 14, ASM1932011v1, whole genome shotgun sequence.
tacacaAAGAATATATGAAAGTTGAAGactaaaaccatcatctaattctagagagagatctctaatggcttcaacttcagcttcaactctatttgcaactttaattcttctttctcctctttacagggtcctcctcgtatggaatccctgtaatgaatttacaacataaatagttgcacctgaatcaatccaccaagtagattttgcataatttaaatacaaggactcatcttTGAATGTAATATGGTCCTCACCTCTCTTTAGAAGGCTCTTTAGGAAGTCCGGATAGTCCCTCTAGTAATGTCCATGCTTCTTACACCATTTGCACTGATCCTTttcaacttgagcattgttgttcttctgatggtgctCAGTCTGAGAGGCTTTCCCTTGAGatttggcattcttattgaagttcttcttcttgttgtccttcacaaggttagcagagtcaccttgtgagctttttagcctctcctcttcttgaacacatattgcaatgagcttctctatatcccatTTATCGGGGTGCATGTTGTAGttcacaacaaaagtttcatattctttgggcaaggaagcaaaaaccaaatgaatcaggaactcatccttgagccccaaatccattggctttaGCTTCGAAGtcatgttgctcatcttcagtatgtgctct
Proteins encoded in this region:
- the LOC136503528 gene encoding uncharacterized protein, with the protein product MLAKSTILDAIRESILDCDTTTEYLKKVESQFTGSSKTYASTLIKKLFNEKYTGGGIREHILKMSNMTSKLKPMDLGLKDEFLIHLVFASLPKEYETFVVNYNMHPDKWDIEKLIAICVQEEERLKSSQGDSANLVKDNKKKNFNKNAKSQGKASQTEHHQKNNNAQVEKDQCKWCKKHGHY